TTTCAAATGGCCATGATGCTGATGATTGTTGTGGCTGCCGGCTTGATGATTGTTTGGCATTATTCATGGATTATCCGACCCTTGGAAAAACTGCGCGATGGCGTAGAGACCATCAGCAAAGGGCATTTCGGTGTTCAAATCGAGACAGACCAGATCCGTGAGTTTGCCCAAGTAAGCAAGGGTTTCAACCAAATGAGTCGCCGTCTGCACACGCTTTATACAGACTTGGAAGGACAAGTTGCCAAACAAACCCAAGACTTGGCGCGGCAAAACCGTGATTTGACCCTGCTCTACCAAACCACGCGCAATCTGCACCAAACCTTTACGCCGCAACAGGCGGCAGAAGAATTTTTAACTCAGATTCTGCCTGCGTTTTCAGCTTTGGGCGGCACTGTATATCTTTCCGATGAGGAGCGGAAACGTTTTGATTTGGCGGCAAGTGTCGGTGAAACCGAAGAAGGAAATCGTGTAGAATTTCCGATCGTTTATCATGACGAACAGCTTGGCGTATTGACCCTATATTTTTCAGACGGCCATATGCCTGATGAGCAAGACGAAAAACTGCTGCATACTTTAAGCGGACAGCTGGGCATTTCCATCGCCAACAACCGCATGGAACAAGAGCGCCGCCTGCTTGCAGTCTTGCAGGAGCGTAACTTGATTGCACAAGGTTTGCATGACAGCATCGCGCAAGCTTTGACCTTTTTGAATTTGCAGGTACAAATGCTGGAAAGCGCGTTTGCCTCAGACCAACGCGAGCAGGCAGAAGAAAATATCGGCTTCATCAAAGACGGCGTGCAGGAATGCTACGAAGACGTACGCGAACTTTTGATGAATTTCCGCACCAAAATCAGTAATAAAGATTTTCCTGAAGCGGTAGAATCGCTGCTGGCGCGTTTTGAACGACAAACCGGTATTCCGGTTGATTTAAAATGGCAGGACGACGGGCAGGCTTTGAATTATGATGAGCATTTGCAGATCATCTTCATCTTGCAGGAAAGCCTGTCAAATATCCGGAAGCACGCGCGTGCGCAACATGTCAGCGTCGAAATTGCCAACCACGGCGATTTTGTCATGACGATTCGTGACGACGGCGCAGGCTTTAATAAAGAACACCTATCAAACCGGCCTTCAGGCGAACATGTCGGCTTGGGCATTATGCAGGAACGGGCCCAACGGATTAACGCAGAATTGGCCATTACATCGCAGATTGGGCAAGGTACGGCGGTTATGCTGACTTTGCCGCAACAAATGAGAACAGCATCATGACGATTAAAATTACCCTTATTGACGACCACACCCTATTTCGCAGCGGTATCAAGGCCTTGCTTTCGCGCCAGCCTGATTTTGAAGTCGTCGGCGAAGCTTCAGACGGCCTGGCCGGCGTGAAAATGGTTGAGCAGCTCAAGCCTGATGTGGTCTTGCTGGACTTGGATATGCCGGTCATGAACGGCCGCGAAGCATTGGCTCAAATTTTAAGTATCAATCCGCAGCTGACCGTCATCATGCTGACTGTTTCCGAAGACAGCGACGATTTGACCGAATGTATGCGTATGGGTGCAAAAGGCTTTTTGCTGAAAAACATCAACGCCGACTTCCTGTTGGAAAGCATCCGCAAAGCTGTCGATGGCGACAACGTCTTTTCTCCAGAAATGACCAGCCGCTTGGTGCAATCGCTGATTTCTCCATCTCCCTCCCGCTCCGACCATCTGCTGGAGCAACTGACCCCGCGCGAGATGGAAATCTTGGGCTATCTTGCCGCCGGACACAGCAACAAAATCATTGCCCGCCATTTGAACTTGGCAGAGTCAACCGTCAAAGTGCATGTGCAAAACCTGTTGCGCAAGTTAAACCTAAGCAGCCGCGTTCAAGCTGCGGTTTATGCGGTGCAACACAAAGTACCGCAACCGGTATTGTCTTAATCAGGCCGTCTGAAACCTTCTTTTTAAAAGGTTTCAGGAAAAGCGTTTATTCGCTATAATCACGCCGATTTATATGCAGGGTTGTCTGATTCTTTCAGACGGCCTTTTTATTTGATTTCTCACTGATTTAAAACAATATGTCCGAAAACATTCCAGAAAATACACCCGAAAATACCGTTCCTGAAGAACACAAACGCAGCATCCGCAGTTTCGTCTTGCGCCAAGGCCATATGACCGCGGCCCAACAGCGCGCCATCGATACAATGTGGCCGCAATTTGGTGTGGACTTCCAAGAAGCTCCTTTGGATTTGAACCGCGCTTTTGGACGGGACAATCCTAAAGTATTGGAAATCGGTTTCGGTATGGGCGTCGCGACAGTAGAAATCGCCAAACGTCTGCCCGATACCGACTTTTTAGCAATTGATGTTCACGGCCCGGGCGTCGGCAATATCTTGAAGCTGATTGAGGAAGAACACATTTCCAATATCCGCGTGATGCGTCATGATGCAGTGGAAGTAGTGGAAAAGATGCTGGAAGACGGTTCTTTAGACGGTATTCATATTTTCTTCCCTGACCCTTGGCACAAAAAACGCCATAACAAACGCCGCTTGGTACAAGTGCCATTTGTTGAAAAGCTGCTGCCAAAACTCAAAAGCGGCGGCTATGTCCATATGGCGACCGACTGGGAAGAATACGCCGTGCAAATGCTGGAAGTTTTGAGCAGTTTTGACGCTTTGCAAAACACGGCTACCGATTACGCCCCTACGCCTGATTATCGCCCTGAAACCAAATTTGAAGCCCGAGGCAAACGATTGGGTCATGGCGTTTGGGACTTGGTGTTCCGTAAGAAATAAAGCCAAACATATAGTGGATTAACTTTAAACCAGTACGGCGTTGCCTCGCCTTGCCGTACTATCTGTACTGTCTGCGGCTTCGTCGCCTTGTCCTGATTTAAATTTAATCCACTATAAAACACAAGGCCGTCTGAAAAATTTCAGACGGCCTTTTATCTTACTGATTAAGCCAAGAAAAGTTTATAAGCCGGATTATCGGTTTCTTCTTTATAAACATAACCCAAGCTCTCCAAGAAGTCGGTAAAGGCTTTGTTGTCGCTTTCAGGTACATCGATACCGACCAAAATACGGCCGTAATCCGCACCATGATTGCGATAATGGAACAAGGTAATATTCCATTCGGCACGCATATGGTTCAAGAAACGGGACAATGCGCCGGGGCGCTCAGGGAATTCAAAGCTGACCAAGCGTTCGCTGGATACTTTTTCCGTACGTCCGCCGACCATGTAACGGATATGGATTTTGGCGATTTCGTCATTGGTCAGATCGACATTCGGCAAGCCTGCGTCAGCCAGTTGTTTGCTGATGACGGCCAAGTCTTGCGCACCGGCAGTTTGCAGACCGACAAAGATATGAGCATTGTTGTCATTGCCGTAGCGATAGTTGAACTCGGTAATGTTCCGACTACCCAAGATATTGATAAACTTAAGGAAGCTGCCTTTTTCTTCAGGAATGGTAACGGCAAAAATACCTTCGTTGCCCTCGCCCAGCTCACTGCGTTCTGAAACATGGCGCAGGCGGTG
This genomic interval from Neisseria flavescens contains the following:
- a CDS encoding histidine kinase, giving the protein MRLFSGSSDGLSLSSRLKLLTFLWVSSAFLSIVFTLLLSWRLESAAKTIEDAGSLKMQVYRLAYMASVRTPNAQIDNQIKEFERTLANVTQSDAIHPLIPSQTPLAYDLIQSMLLIDWESNIKPSLQHYERPTQIGLYRFAGNIELFLQAMENANEQNTLWLRRFQMAMMLMIVVAAGLMIVWHYSWIIRPLEKLRDGVETISKGHFGVQIETDQIREFAQVSKGFNQMSRRLHTLYTDLEGQVAKQTQDLARQNRDLTLLYQTTRNLHQTFTPQQAAEEFLTQILPAFSALGGTVYLSDEERKRFDLAASVGETEEGNRVEFPIVYHDEQLGVLTLYFSDGHMPDEQDEKLLHTLSGQLGISIANNRMEQERRLLAVLQERNLIAQGLHDSIAQALTFLNLQVQMLESAFASDQREQAEENIGFIKDGVQECYEDVRELLMNFRTKISNKDFPEAVESLLARFERQTGIPVDLKWQDDGQALNYDEHLQIIFILQESLSNIRKHARAQHVSVEIANHGDFVMTIRDDGAGFNKEHLSNRPSGEHVGLGIMQERAQRINAELAITSQIGQGTAVMLTLPQQMRTAS
- a CDS encoding response regulator encodes the protein MTIKITLIDDHTLFRSGIKALLSRQPDFEVVGEASDGLAGVKMVEQLKPDVVLLDLDMPVMNGREALAQILSINPQLTVIMLTVSEDSDDLTECMRMGAKGFLLKNINADFLLESIRKAVDGDNVFSPEMTSRLVQSLISPSPSRSDHLLEQLTPREMEILGYLAAGHSNKIIARHLNLAESTVKVHVQNLLRKLNLSSRVQAAVYAVQHKVPQPVLS
- the trmB gene encoding tRNA (guanosine(46)-N7)-methyltransferase TrmB — protein: MSENIPENTPENTVPEEHKRSIRSFVLRQGHMTAAQQRAIDTMWPQFGVDFQEAPLDLNRAFGRDNPKVLEIGFGMGVATVEIAKRLPDTDFLAIDVHGPGVGNILKLIEEEHISNIRVMRHDAVEVVEKMLEDGSLDGIHIFFPDPWHKKRHNKRRLVQVPFVEKLLPKLKSGGYVHMATDWEEYAVQMLEVLSSFDALQNTATDYAPTPDYRPETKFEARGKRLGHGVWDLVFRKK